CTCCGCAGCCCCGCGGCGCCGCTGGTCGCGCCCGACCGGGCGGCGGCGGGCACGGCGGGTACGGCGGTTGCGGAAGGTGCGAGGGACGGCGGTGCGGCGTCCGCAGCGGCGGCTGCGGGCCGCCCCCAGACCCGCTTCCTGGTGCTGCTGCTCGGCGTCACCGCGCTGTGCACCGCGTACGGAGAGGGCGCGATCGCCGACTGGACCACCCTCCACCTCACCGACGACGTCCACGCGAGCGCCGCGGTGGCCGCCACCGGCTACGGCGCGTACGCGTTCGCGATGGCCGGCGGACGGGTGGGCGGCACCTGGCTGTCCATCCGGCTCGGACAGAACCGGCTCATGCTGTTCGGCGGGCTGACGGCCGCGGCGGGCATGCTGGTCGCCGCGCTCGCACCGGCGGTGCCGCTGTCGATCTGCGGGTTCGTCCTGGTGGGCCTCGGGTTGGCCAACCTCTTCCCGCTCGCCATCGCCCGGGCCGGAGCGGCGGGCGGCCCGCAGGGCGTGGCCCTGGCCTCGTCGCTCGGGTACGGCGGGATGCTGATCGGCCCCGTGGTGATCGGCTTCCTCGCCGACGCGGCCGGCCTGCCGATGGCGCTGACCACGGTAGCGGTCGCCGCCACTGCGGCGGCGCTCCTGCCGCTGACGGTCGGGCGGCGTAACAGGTGACAGGTGACAGGTGACAGGTGACAGCTGACGGATTTCAGCGAACAGATAACAGATTTCAACTTCTGTCATCCGTCATCTGTTCGCTGAAATCCGCTCCCCCGCCCTCCCCGTGACGGGGGTGCACCGGCAGTGGCAGGATGCGGGGCCATGACGACCAGCGAACGCTTCCAGGTACTGCGGGCGAGCGAGCGCCCTGCGACGGCGTGGCTCAACGGGGGCGGGGTGACCAGAGAGGTCGCCGGGTTCCCGGCCGGAGCCGGGCTGGAGAAGTTCGACTGGCGGGTCAGCCTGGCCGACGTGGCCTCGGCCGGGCCGTTCTCCCCGTTCCCCGGCATCGACCGGGTGATCACCCTGGTAGCGGGCGCCGGCATGGCGCTCACCGTCGACGGCGTCGAGCAGCTGGTCGATGCCCCTTACCGGCCGTTCGCCTTCTCCGGCGACGCCACGACGGACTGCCGCCTGCTGGGCGGCCCGGTGGTGGACTTCAACGTGATGACGCGTCGCGGGCGGGTCGAAGCCACCGTGGACCTGCTCTCCGCGCCCGCCGACGTCGAGGTCCCGGCCGAGGGCACCGTGCTCCTCGTCTGCCTCGCCGGTTCGGCACTCATCGGAGACAGCGACGGCACCGATGGCACCGGCAGCACCGAGGGCGTCGAACTCTCCCGCTACGACGCCGCCCTGCTCGACGAACCGGGCACGCACCGGCTGCGCCCGGACGGCGTCACCGCCGCCATCACCTTCCGCCCGACCCGCTGAGGCCCCGCCCGACGAGGCCGCGCCCGAGCTGCGCCGCCCCGAACTGCCCCGCCCCGAACTGCTGCACCCCGACGAACGACGGCGCTCCCACCCCCGAACCGCGGGAGCGGGAGCGCCGTCGTCACCTCAGCCGCAGAACACCGGCGTGGCGTGCGCCGGGTCCAGCGCGTTGGTCACCAGGTGCAGCGCCGTCGGCGAGAACGCGATCGTCACGTGCTCGACGAGCGAGACCGGGCAGTGGTCCTGCAGCACCACGTTGTCGACGTCCGGGCCGTTCAGGAACTGGGTCCGCCAGGGGGTGACGACCTCGTCGTACACGGTCGAGATCACCGTGTAGCTCACCCCCGGCACGGTGTCCGGCCGGGAGGCCATCGTCCGGTTGAAGTCCGAGCCCACCGCCTGGTCCCGGCAGGCCTGGCAGACGGTGTAGATCAGGTCGGCGACGCCCGGGAAGTAGGGTGCGAGGTTGACGATCCCGTCGAGCGTCGTGCCGTGGTCGGACGGTGCGAGCCCGACCAGTTTGCCGACCTTGGAGGCGCCGCCGAGGAACTTCAGGTAGTAGTTCGGCAGCATGCCGCCCTGGGAGTGCCCGACGATGTCGACCTTGGCCGCGCCGGTCGCGTTGCGCACCAGGTCGACGAAGCGGGCGAGTTGGGCCGCCGAGTCCGCCACCGGGCCGAGGCCCCCGATCGGTAGCAGCAGGCCGCTGCCGGTGGAGGTGATGCCGGGGATGGTCCCGTAGTCGAGGGCGAAGACGCAGTACCCGAGGCCCTTCAGCAGCGGGGAGAGCGCCAGCCAGTTCTCGTAGCGGTTGGCGAAGGTGCCGTACACCAGGACGACCGGGTCGGGGTGCGCGGCGGTGGGCCGGCAGTTCCAGTCGTTGGCGCCGGGCGGTGAGGCCACCGTGTCGCCGTCCGGCGGCAGTTCGGCGGCAGGGGCCGGGGCCGCCGAAGCCGCCGAAGCCGCCGAAGCCGCGTACGCGGGCGCCGCCGTCGCACCGGCCAGCAGCGCGCCCGCGAGCACGGCCGCGCCGAGCGCCCTGCCGATCACACTGCCGAACGCGCCGCCGAGCCCGCGGCGCAGGGGACTTGCGGAGAAGCGGAGAAGTGGGGTTCTCAACTGTTGCCTCCACAGCGGAAGTTTGTTACCAACAGGTAACCCGAGTGCCTCCATCATGCGGTCGCCCCTCC
The genomic region above belongs to Streptomyces sp. 1331.2 and contains:
- a CDS encoding HutD/Ves family protein, with product MTTSERFQVLRASERPATAWLNGGGVTREVAGFPAGAGLEKFDWRVSLADVASAGPFSPFPGIDRVITLVAGAGMALTVDGVEQLVDAPYRPFAFSGDATTDCRLLGGPVVDFNVMTRRGRVEATVDLLSAPADVEVPAEGTVLLVCLAGSALIGDSDGTDGTGSTEGVELSRYDAALLDEPGTHRLRPDGVTAAITFRPTR
- a CDS encoding esterase/lipase family protein, which gives rise to MLAGALLAGATAAPAYAASAASAASAAPAPAAELPPDGDTVASPPGANDWNCRPTAAHPDPVVLVYGTFANRYENWLALSPLLKGLGYCVFALDYGTIPGITSTGSGLLLPIGGLGPVADSAAQLARFVDLVRNATGAAKVDIVGHSQGGMLPNYYLKFLGGASKVGKLVGLAPSDHGTTLDGIVNLAPYFPGVADLIYTVCQACRDQAVGSDFNRTMASRPDTVPGVSYTVISTVYDEVVTPWRTQFLNGPDVDNVVLQDHCPVSLVEHVTIAFSPTALHLVTNALDPAHATPVFCG
- a CDS encoding MFS transporter, which produces MSLRNKIRSHPSPDRPSPQSRSTPPLADSPWGPARLALTAFFAVDGFLFAAWVVRIPDVRSQVSASHSALGLALLCLSIGAVITMPMVGRLCLRFGSRPVTVGSLALLSLAVLLPAHAHSIAALGGVLLLFGAGYGGANVAMNSAAVDLVAQLRRPVMPSFHAGYSFGGLLGTGVSGLLAGPLSTAWALALSGLLGMAVTVGAGIVLLRSPAAPLVAPDRAAAGTAGTAVAEGARDGGAASAAAAAGRPQTRFLVLLLGVTALCTAYGEGAIADWTTLHLTDDVHASAAVAATGYGAYAFAMAGGRVGGTWLSIRLGQNRLMLFGGLTAAAGMLVAALAPAVPLSICGFVLVGLGLANLFPLAIARAGAAGGPQGVALASSLGYGGMLIGPVVIGFLADAAGLPMALTTVAVAATAAALLPLTVGRRNR